The Limnochorda sp. LNt genome includes a region encoding these proteins:
- a CDS encoding DUF6504 family protein, which translates to MSRRIEQPVEVVGTLEPGGSGGGTGASIVWGHRRLRVLECLAEWREAGRWWDGEAERRVVRVLTEGGIYELSCDAATGRWTVERVLD; encoded by the coding sequence GTGAGCCGGCGCATCGAGCAGCCCGTGGAGGTGGTGGGCACCCTCGAGCCCGGCGGGAGCGGCGGAGGTACGGGGGCGTCCATCGTGTGGGGCCATCGGCGCCTGCGCGTGCTGGAGTGCCTGGCCGAGTGGCGCGAGGCAGGCCGCTGGTGGGACGGCGAGGCCGAGCGGCGGGTCGTGCGGGTGCTGACCGAGGGCGGCATCTACGAGCTGAGCTGCGATGCGGCTACGGGCCGCTGGACCGTCGAGCGCGTCCTGGATTGA